From a single Phalacrocorax aristotelis chromosome 1, bGulAri2.1, whole genome shotgun sequence genomic region:
- the KATNAL1 gene encoding katanin p60 ATPase-containing subunit A-like 1 isoform X3 has product MNLAEICDNAKKGREYALLGNYDSSMVYYQGVIQQIQRHCQSIRDPAIKGKWQQVRQELVEEYEQVKSIVSTLESFKMDRPADIPVSCQDEPFRDPAVWPPPVPAEHSMLLLWLLVVRAPPQIKRPNRDVKPLRKESPGLQPRGPAGRAHAVSKSEKSSGSRERESRARGRDDKGVLMVGPPGTGKTMLAKAVATECGTTFFNVSSSTLTSKYRGESEKLVRLLFEMARFYAPTTIFIDEIDSICSRRGTSDEHEASRRVKSELLVQMDGVGGALENDDPSKMVMVLAATNFPWDIDEALRRRLEKRIYIPLPTAKGRAELLKINLREVELDPDISLEEIAEKIEGYSGADITNVCRDASLMAMRRRINGLTPEEIRALSKEELQMPVTKGDFELALKKISKSVSAADLEKYEKWMVEFGSA; this is encoded by the exons ATGAATTTAGCAGAGATTTGCGATAatgccaaaaaaggaagagaatatGCACTCCTTGGGAATTATGACTCTTCTATGGTGTATTACCAGGGTGTCATCCAGCAAATCCAGAGACATTGCCAGTCAATCAGAGATCCAGCAATTAAGGGCAAATGGCAACAG GTCCGACAAGAATTAGTTGAAGAATATGAACAAGTTAAGAGCATTGTCAGCACTTTAGAGAGTTTTAAAATGGACAGACCTGCAGATATCCCTGTATCCTGTCAAGATGAGCCTTTTAGAGATCCCGCTGTTTGGCCCCCTCCTGTTCCAGCTGAACACAG caTGCTTTTGTTGTGGTTACTTGTTGTTAGGGCTCCACCTCAGATAAAACGTCCCAACCGAGATGTAAAACCTTTGAGGAAAGAATCACCAGGCCTGCAGCCCCGTGGgcctgcaggcagagcacaTGCGGTATCCAAGAGTGAGAAGTCTTCAGGCAGTCGTGAAAGGGAATCTAGAGCTAGAGGAAGAGATGACAAG GGTGTGCTGATGGTTGGTCCTCCTGGCACTGGCAAAACAATGCTTGCAAAAGCTGTTGCTACAGAATGCGGAACAACATTCTTCAATGTGTCTTCCTCTACCCTGACATCTAAATACAGGGGCGAGTCTGAGAAGCTGGTCCGCCTCTTGTTTGAAATG GCGAGGTTTTATGCTCCAACAACAATCTTCATTGATGAGATAGATTCCATCTGCAGCCGCAGAGGCACATCCGATGAGCATGAGGCGAGTCGCAGAGTCAAGTCAGAGCTGCTTGTGCAAATGGACG GGGTAGGTGGTGCTCTGGAAAATGATGACCCTTCCAAGATGGTTATGGTATTAGCAGCTACAAATTTTCCGTGGGATATTGATGAAGCTCTTCGAaggaggctggagaagaggattTATATACCTTTGCCCACAG caaaaggcagagcagaactACTTAAGATTAACCTTCGTGAAGTAGAACTGGATCCTGATATCAGCCTTGAAGAAATTGCTGAGAAGATTGAAGGCTATTCTGGTGCTGACATCACTAATGTTTGCAG GGATGCCTCTTTAATGGCAATGAGACGACGTATTAATGGCTTAACTCCAGAAGAGATTCGTGCACTTTCTAAAGAGGAGCTTCAGATGCCTGTTACCAAGGGGGACTTTGAGCTGGCTCTGAAGAAAATCTCCAaatctgtttctgctgcagacCTGGAGAAGTATGAAAAATGGATGGTGGAGTTTGGATCTGCTTAA
- the KATNAL1 gene encoding katanin p60 ATPase-containing subunit A-like 1 isoform X1, translating into MNLAEICDNAKKGREYALLGNYDSSMVYYQGVIQQIQRHCQSIRDPAIKGKWQQVRQELVEEYEQVKSIVSTLESFKMDRPADIPVSCQDEPFRDPAVWPPPVPAEHSMLLLWLLVVRAPPQIKRPNRDVKPLRKESPGLQPRGPAGRAHAVSKSEKSSGSRERESRARGRDDKGKKIPQEVGDGEIPKFDGAGYDKDLVEALERDIVSRNPSIHWDDIADLEEAKKLLREAVVLPMWMPDFFKGIRRPWKGVLMVGPPGTGKTMLAKAVATECGTTFFNVSSSTLTSKYRGESEKLVRLLFEMARFYAPTTIFIDEIDSICSRRGTSDEHEASRRVKSELLVQMDGVGGALENDDPSKMVMVLAATNFPWDIDEALRRRLEKRIYIPLPTAKGRAELLKINLREVELDPDISLEEIAEKIEGYSGADITNVCRDASLMAMRRRINGLTPEEIRALSKEELQMPVTKGDFELALKKISKSVSAADLEKYEKWMVEFGSA; encoded by the exons ATGAATTTAGCAGAGATTTGCGATAatgccaaaaaaggaagagaatatGCACTCCTTGGGAATTATGACTCTTCTATGGTGTATTACCAGGGTGTCATCCAGCAAATCCAGAGACATTGCCAGTCAATCAGAGATCCAGCAATTAAGGGCAAATGGCAACAG GTCCGACAAGAATTAGTTGAAGAATATGAACAAGTTAAGAGCATTGTCAGCACTTTAGAGAGTTTTAAAATGGACAGACCTGCAGATATCCCTGTATCCTGTCAAGATGAGCCTTTTAGAGATCCCGCTGTTTGGCCCCCTCCTGTTCCAGCTGAACACAG caTGCTTTTGTTGTGGTTACTTGTTGTTAGGGCTCCACCTCAGATAAAACGTCCCAACCGAGATGTAAAACCTTTGAGGAAAGAATCACCAGGCCTGCAGCCCCGTGGgcctgcaggcagagcacaTGCGGTATCCAAGAGTGAGAAGTCTTCAGGCAGTCGTGAAAGGGAATCTAGAGCTAGAGGAAGAGATGACAAG GGAAAGAAAATACCCCAAGAAGTTGGTGATGGGGAAATACCAAAATTTGATGGAGCCGGTTACGACAAAGACTTGGTTGAAGCTCTTGAAAGGGACATTGTATCAAGGAATCCAAGCATTCACTG GGATGACATAGCGGATTTGGAGGAAGCCAAGAAATTATTAAGAGAAGCTGTTGTTCTTCCAATGTGGATGCCTGATTTTTTCAAAGGGATCAGGAGACCTTGGAAG GGTGTGCTGATGGTTGGTCCTCCTGGCACTGGCAAAACAATGCTTGCAAAAGCTGTTGCTACAGAATGCGGAACAACATTCTTCAATGTGTCTTCCTCTACCCTGACATCTAAATACAGGGGCGAGTCTGAGAAGCTGGTCCGCCTCTTGTTTGAAATG GCGAGGTTTTATGCTCCAACAACAATCTTCATTGATGAGATAGATTCCATCTGCAGCCGCAGAGGCACATCCGATGAGCATGAGGCGAGTCGCAGAGTCAAGTCAGAGCTGCTTGTGCAAATGGACG GGGTAGGTGGTGCTCTGGAAAATGATGACCCTTCCAAGATGGTTATGGTATTAGCAGCTACAAATTTTCCGTGGGATATTGATGAAGCTCTTCGAaggaggctggagaagaggattTATATACCTTTGCCCACAG caaaaggcagagcagaactACTTAAGATTAACCTTCGTGAAGTAGAACTGGATCCTGATATCAGCCTTGAAGAAATTGCTGAGAAGATTGAAGGCTATTCTGGTGCTGACATCACTAATGTTTGCAG GGATGCCTCTTTAATGGCAATGAGACGACGTATTAATGGCTTAACTCCAGAAGAGATTCGTGCACTTTCTAAAGAGGAGCTTCAGATGCCTGTTACCAAGGGGGACTTTGAGCTGGCTCTGAAGAAAATCTCCAaatctgtttctgctgcagacCTGGAGAAGTATGAAAAATGGATGGTGGAGTTTGGATCTGCTTAA
- the KATNAL1 gene encoding katanin p60 ATPase-containing subunit A-like 1 isoform X2 — translation MNLAEICDNAKKGREYALLGNYDSSMVYYQGVIQQIQRHCQSIRDPAIKGKWQQVRQELVEEYEQVKSIVSTLESFKMDRPADIPVSCQDEPFRDPAVWPPPVPAEHRAPPQIKRPNRDVKPLRKESPGLQPRGPAGRAHAVSKSEKSSGSRERESRARGRDDKGKKIPQEVGDGEIPKFDGAGYDKDLVEALERDIVSRNPSIHWDDIADLEEAKKLLREAVVLPMWMPDFFKGIRRPWKGVLMVGPPGTGKTMLAKAVATECGTTFFNVSSSTLTSKYRGESEKLVRLLFEMARFYAPTTIFIDEIDSICSRRGTSDEHEASRRVKSELLVQMDGVGGALENDDPSKMVMVLAATNFPWDIDEALRRRLEKRIYIPLPTAKGRAELLKINLREVELDPDISLEEIAEKIEGYSGADITNVCRDASLMAMRRRINGLTPEEIRALSKEELQMPVTKGDFELALKKISKSVSAADLEKYEKWMVEFGSA, via the exons ATGAATTTAGCAGAGATTTGCGATAatgccaaaaaaggaagagaatatGCACTCCTTGGGAATTATGACTCTTCTATGGTGTATTACCAGGGTGTCATCCAGCAAATCCAGAGACATTGCCAGTCAATCAGAGATCCAGCAATTAAGGGCAAATGGCAACAG GTCCGACAAGAATTAGTTGAAGAATATGAACAAGTTAAGAGCATTGTCAGCACTTTAGAGAGTTTTAAAATGGACAGACCTGCAGATATCCCTGTATCCTGTCAAGATGAGCCTTTTAGAGATCCCGCTGTTTGGCCCCCTCCTGTTCCAGCTGAACACAG GGCTCCACCTCAGATAAAACGTCCCAACCGAGATGTAAAACCTTTGAGGAAAGAATCACCAGGCCTGCAGCCCCGTGGgcctgcaggcagagcacaTGCGGTATCCAAGAGTGAGAAGTCTTCAGGCAGTCGTGAAAGGGAATCTAGAGCTAGAGGAAGAGATGACAAG GGAAAGAAAATACCCCAAGAAGTTGGTGATGGGGAAATACCAAAATTTGATGGAGCCGGTTACGACAAAGACTTGGTTGAAGCTCTTGAAAGGGACATTGTATCAAGGAATCCAAGCATTCACTG GGATGACATAGCGGATTTGGAGGAAGCCAAGAAATTATTAAGAGAAGCTGTTGTTCTTCCAATGTGGATGCCTGATTTTTTCAAAGGGATCAGGAGACCTTGGAAG GGTGTGCTGATGGTTGGTCCTCCTGGCACTGGCAAAACAATGCTTGCAAAAGCTGTTGCTACAGAATGCGGAACAACATTCTTCAATGTGTCTTCCTCTACCCTGACATCTAAATACAGGGGCGAGTCTGAGAAGCTGGTCCGCCTCTTGTTTGAAATG GCGAGGTTTTATGCTCCAACAACAATCTTCATTGATGAGATAGATTCCATCTGCAGCCGCAGAGGCACATCCGATGAGCATGAGGCGAGTCGCAGAGTCAAGTCAGAGCTGCTTGTGCAAATGGACG GGGTAGGTGGTGCTCTGGAAAATGATGACCCTTCCAAGATGGTTATGGTATTAGCAGCTACAAATTTTCCGTGGGATATTGATGAAGCTCTTCGAaggaggctggagaagaggattTATATACCTTTGCCCACAG caaaaggcagagcagaactACTTAAGATTAACCTTCGTGAAGTAGAACTGGATCCTGATATCAGCCTTGAAGAAATTGCTGAGAAGATTGAAGGCTATTCTGGTGCTGACATCACTAATGTTTGCAG GGATGCCTCTTTAATGGCAATGAGACGACGTATTAATGGCTTAACTCCAGAAGAGATTCGTGCACTTTCTAAAGAGGAGCTTCAGATGCCTGTTACCAAGGGGGACTTTGAGCTGGCTCTGAAGAAAATCTCCAaatctgtttctgctgcagacCTGGAGAAGTATGAAAAATGGATGGTGGAGTTTGGATCTGCTTAA